TCAACTCGTGGACGTTTCCGGCGCAAGGAGGCATACTGCGCACGGAGGTATCCGCATGAACTGGAAGATTCATCCCATCGTGGTCGGCACAAAGGTGTTCGACAAGAGCATGATGACCTATCAGTACAATCAGGGAAAGGAATTCGTTATTCCCTTATATGTCTGGTATCTTGAGGGCGGGGACAAGACCGTGCTCGTGGATACCGGCGAAATGCACCCCATTTGCTCCGAGGATCGGGAACAGGCCATCGGCGGCCGGATCCGCACCTTTGAAGACGGGCTGGCAGAGTTCGGACTCAAGCCCGAGGACGTGGATGTGGTTCTGCATACCCATTTGCACAATGATCATTGCGAAAATGACTATAAATGCGAAAACGCGACGTTCTATGTGCATGAAAAAGAAATGGAAAATATCCACAATCCACATCCGCTTGATTATCGGTACCTTGCCGACTTTGTGGAGGACGTGGAAGACGCCGGACAGATTGTTACCCTGGACAAGGATACCGAGGTGCTGCCCGGCATCCGCATGATCCACACACCGGCCCATACCGAAGGCGGCATGTCCGTGCTGGTGGATACGCCCGGCGGAAAGACCCTCATCTGCGGTTTTTGTACCATTGATGAAAACCTGAATCCGCCGCCCGCCATCCGCGGCATGGAAATGGACGTGATTCCCCCTGGAACGCATCTTAACGTCAAGGACGCGTATGATATTCTGCTGCGCGCGCGGGACATGGCCGACCGCGTGCTGCCGCTGCACGAACCGCGCTTCGCGGCCATGCGCACCATTGAGTGACGCGGCGCACCAACTCAAACAGAGAAGAGGACCGGCTACCCATGGCAGACGATTTCAGAACGTTGTTGAAAGAGGCATACCGCTCTCCGGACGGTTGGGGGCGAACCTACGAGGAACTCAAGGTTGGCGGGGTGTTCACGCTGTCCGTGCAGGCCAGCGACACGCATTCCAGCACGCCCGAGGAAATTCTGGACGATCCGTTTCAGTATGAAGCGTTTGAGGTGACCTTGTCCCAGGACGACGCACCCTTTATCGATACCCCGGGCAAGGGTGCCTGGGACGAACTCAAGCAGCGGCCCTGGGCTGAAAAATTCGGCCGGGGATACATCGCAGGGGTGCGGGTGGCCGAGTACCTGCCCGTGGCCGAGGTGCAGCGGGTCTTTGACGATCTCGAAGCCTATGCCGAAAACAAGGGGAAATAATCCCTCTTCGAAACAATAGCTTGGCGTTCGGTTCGGACGCGATGCTGAAAAAGCCCTCCCAGGCCCGGCACATTGTCGGGCCTTTTTACGGCCTTGGGCTGGTTGCCGCCTGAAATCAAAAACCGAGCAGGCCGGAGGCCCAGCCCTTGAGCATGGTCAGCAGCACGACGAAGACCAGGGCGGGCAGCAGGTTGGCCAGCTTGATGCTTTTGAGGTCCAGCAGGGTGATGCCGATGCCCAGGATGAGCACGCCGCCCGCGCCCGTGAGTTGAGAGATGACCAGAGGCGAGAGATAGTCCTGAAGATATCCGGCGAACAGGGTCAGCAACCCCTGATAGATCAACACCGCAAGAAAGGAAAAAAGCACGCCCAGACCGTAGGACGCGGCCAGGGCGATGGAAGCGAAGGCGTCCAGCACGGACTTGGTGTAGAGCAGGGTCCGGTCGCCGCGGATGGCTTCGTCAAAAGAACCGACAATGGCCATGGCTCCGATACAGAAGATCAGGGAGGCCGTGACCAGCCCTTCGGTGAAGCGTTCATTTTTGGAGCGGACCAGCCCCTTGAGCCGGTCGCCCATGGTGTCGAGCCGTCGGTCCAGACGCATCAGTTCCCCGGAAATGCCGCCCAGGAGCACGGAAAAAATAACCAAAAGCATGTCCTCGGCCTTAAAGGCCATGCGCAGGCCGATGACCAGGACACACAGCCCCAGCCCCTGAAATACGATGATGCGGATGCGGTCGGGAAAGCGGTTGTGCAGGAGCAGGCCGCAAATGGAACCGAGGATGATGGCCAGGGCGTTGACCAGTGTGCCGATGGGCAGAATCATGGCGGATCTCCCGACGTTGGAGTGGAAAAGGCTGGGAAGCGTGGCGTGGAGCCGTTGCAAGGCCAGGGCGTATGGGCAGGCCGACCATCTGTACAATGGACTGTTAGATAGCCTGTTGCGGGGCGGAGCCGCAAGAGGGCGGTGAACGGTTTGTGATTTTTTTTGGCAGCGCTGTGTGGGGGATGCCCGGCCACAAGGGCGGCAGACAGGCGGTTGCTGGACCATGACCTGCCTGTTGCCGCGCTCCTGCCTGGTTTTTGCTGTTGACACTCCCGGCACATTTTTCTAAATAAACCTCTTCCACTCGCCGGGATGGCGGAATTGGTAGACGCAGCGGACTCAAAATCCGCCGGTGGCAACACCTTGAGAGTTCGAGTCTCTCTCCCGGTACCAGAATAAAATAAAGCCCTCAGATGCCTTTTGGCACTGGGGGCTTTGTTTTTGGCCTACGTTGTGAGACCCGCCGGTCTAGGGTCTACACCCCCGCTGTAGTCCTGCTGGGCTGAAAGGCATGCCTTCGGCGACCAGGAGGCCCGCGGCCCCCTGGACCCCCATTTACCGGTCTCGCGCTGTCGCGCGGCCGGGGGCATGGCGTGGATGAACGTCTGAGGGAGGGCAGGCGGGGTAGCGCGGCGGCGTGTCGTCATGTTGCCGCGATTTCGGGTCTACACCAAAAACGGGGGCAGTCCCTCGGCAAAGGCCGTGAGGAAATGCTTCACTATTTGGAAAAACAGCGAATTGGGGCAGTACGTTATCGGGATGAATAGGAAAACCCCAGGAAACCGGCTTCCTGGGGTCCGCGCAGCCCCTTTGCGATCCCCGTACCGGTCGGGGGCATACGAGCCGCACAGTTTTTATATACGCACCCACGGGAGGGCCGTCAAATGAACACCAAATGGATCAATAGTTTTCGCACCGGCACCCACACGGACAGCGCGGGCCACACCAAGACCTGGACCCACAGCATCCTGGAACGCATCGTCTCCAACTTCGCCCGGCGCACCGAAGACCCGCCCCTGGTCTTTGGACATCCAACGT
The DNA window shown above is from Paucidesulfovibrio gracilis DSM 16080 and carries:
- a CDS encoding N-acyl homoserine lactonase family protein; the protein is MNWKIHPIVVGTKVFDKSMMTYQYNQGKEFVIPLYVWYLEGGDKTVLVDTGEMHPICSEDREQAIGGRIRTFEDGLAEFGLKPEDVDVVLHTHLHNDHCENDYKCENATFYVHEKEMENIHNPHPLDYRYLADFVEDVEDAGQIVTLDKDTEVLPGIRMIHTPAHTEGGMSVLVDTPGGKTLICGFCTIDENLNPPPAIRGMEMDVIPPGTHLNVKDAYDILLRARDMADRVLPLHEPRFAAMRTIE
- a CDS encoding DUF554 domain-containing protein, with the protein product MILPIGTLVNALAIILGSICGLLLHNRFPDRIRIIVFQGLGLCVLVIGLRMAFKAEDMLLVIFSVLLGGISGELMRLDRRLDTMGDRLKGLVRSKNERFTEGLVTASLIFCIGAMAIVGSFDEAIRGDRTLLYTKSVLDAFASIALAASYGLGVLFSFLAVLIYQGLLTLFAGYLQDYLSPLVISQLTGAGGVLILGIGITLLDLKSIKLANLLPALVFVVLLTMLKGWASGLLGF